GCAAGTACGGGGAGATGAGCACCCTGATGAACTACACGTTCCAATCGTTCAACTTCCGGGGGCGCGACCGGCTCCGGCCGTTCTACTCCCTCACGGCGGCCATCGCGGCCGAAGAATACTCCCACATCGAGGCGGTGAGCTACGCCATCAACCTGCTGCTGACCGGCGTGAGCCGGCGCAACCCCGACCCCGCCGCCGCGCCGCTGGCCGGCGCGGCCGATGCCCGCAACACCTACCACTTCATCGCCAGCGGCCAGTCGTCGCTGCCCATCGACTCCATGGGCCGCCCCTGGACCGGCGACAACGTGTTCAGCTCCGGCAACCTGCGGCTCGACCTGCTGCACAACTTCTTCCTGGAGTGCGGCGCCCGCGCCAACAAGATGCGAGTGTATGAAATGGTGACCGACCCCTGCGCCCGCACCATGGTGGGCTACCTGCTGGTGCGCGGCGGCCTGCACGTGTACGCCTACGCCATGGCGCTGGAAAAACTCACCGGCGTGGATGTGAAAAAGCTCATGCCCATCCCCACCCTTTCCAATGCGAAATTCCCCGAGGCGCGCGCCTTCATGAAGCACGGCCTGCACCGGGAGCTCTACACCTTCTCCCCCAACGCCTACATGGAAGCCGGCCTTATCTGGAACGGCACGCACCCGGAAGACGGCTCCGAGCTGGTGGTGATACCCGGCGCCAAAAAGGGCGTGCCCTACCCCGTGCTGGAAGAAGAACCCCAGCTCAACGCACCCGGCGAAGACGACGGGTTTGACCCCGAAATGTTTGGCGACATGGCCAAGAAGCTGGGCCTGGAGAAAGAGCTGCGCAACTACCACTAGCCCCCGCACTGCTTGGCTTAAAAGCCCGCGCTCCGGCGCGGGCTTTTTTGTGGCCGTATAAGAGCACCAAGCGGCGCCGGCCCGCGCTTATTTTGTCCCGGTCTTCGGCCCTTCCTCACTCCTGCTGATATGTCTCTTTACCTTCCCTGCCGCTTTGCCCTGGTGTGGCTGGCGCTGCTGGCGGCCTGCAACCAAGCGCCGCCCGCCACCGAGCCCACCAAAAAGGCGCCCGTGGTGCCCGGCCCCGACCTGGCCACGCTCACCGACAGCACCGCGC
This region of Hymenobacter sedentarius genomic DNA includes:
- a CDS encoding manganese catalase family protein, whose product is MILRLDELALDLPAPKNPSANDAAAVQELLGGKYGEMSTLMNYTFQSFNFRGRDRLRPFYSLTAAIAAEEYSHIEAVSYAINLLLTGVSRRNPDPAAAPLAGAADARNTYHFIASGQSSLPIDSMGRPWTGDNVFSSGNLRLDLLHNFFLECGARANKMRVYEMVTDPCARTMVGYLLVRGGLHVYAYAMALEKLTGVDVKKLMPIPTLSNAKFPEARAFMKHGLHRELYTFSPNAYMEAGLIWNGTHPEDGSELVVIPGAKKGVPYPVLEEEPQLNAPGEDDGFDPEMFGDMAKKLGLEKELRNYH